One part of the Desulfonema ishimotonii genome encodes these proteins:
- a CDS encoding ArnT family glycosyltransferase: MPKTNHYDSRILFFCLLLCLLFAYTWATPFRDIYGLETRNALMAREMTEGGLTLIPHALGRPYPDYPPLYFWMATLFSMPLGQVSTLSIVLPSALSAIGLVTLTFCLGRGISRRTGWLAALILATCPDFWMKAGSGTIDMLLAFHVTATILCLWFRDRATSFKNRMLYATGVPVFLALAFLTKGPLGIVLPGAAWGGYLLCERRLRDVVLFSLFLACMGLLCIGGELAIVRKTGGAELVREVVKMQVTERLGQKANHPFYYYLICLAGIGHLWWIFCYPVLARFRAGIQKNGWIAGFRQAMPVRPVYRLTLVWFLSTLAIFTLASTRHGRYLLPLFPALSILLAAGTERLPDRDDIPHPRIWETGAGLLIVLFLVDGVGFILLYPRFIFVPIPSILIWMAAVSGGWVVIRKRIRDGLRPVALIFLVLAAGLSGVNLMALPAISRRASGRAFVMAAESQAEARTPVVIYNISADGDGVKYALHSSRKPSTLRFIDGPEALRNVPRPCLLIARDRDEKEMRQGFLPDERRTPVARGRIRSKRLSAYLLKAGH, translated from the coding sequence ATGCCAAAGACAAACCATTACGACAGCCGGATTCTGTTTTTCTGCCTTCTGCTCTGTCTCCTCTTTGCCTATACCTGGGCCACCCCTTTCCGGGATATCTACGGACTGGAAACCCGGAATGCCCTCATGGCACGGGAAATGACGGAAGGCGGCCTGACGCTGATCCCCCACGCCCTGGGACGCCCCTATCCGGACTATCCCCCGCTCTACTTCTGGATGGCAACCCTGTTTTCCATGCCCTTGGGTCAGGTCAGCACCTTGAGCATCGTGTTACCGAGCGCACTTTCCGCCATCGGGCTGGTGACCCTGACCTTCTGCCTCGGACGGGGCATCAGCCGCCGGACCGGCTGGCTGGCCGCCCTGATCCTCGCCACATGCCCTGACTTCTGGATGAAGGCGGGCAGCGGCACCATTGACATGCTTCTGGCCTTTCACGTGACGGCCACCATCCTCTGTCTCTGGTTCCGGGACCGGGCAACATCCTTCAAAAACAGAATGCTGTATGCCACGGGCGTGCCGGTCTTCCTGGCGCTGGCCTTTCTCACCAAAGGCCCCCTGGGGATCGTGCTGCCGGGGGCCGCATGGGGCGGTTATCTCCTCTGTGAAAGGCGGCTGAGGGACGTTGTTCTCTTCAGCCTGTTTCTGGCCTGCATGGGTCTTCTGTGCATAGGGGGTGAGCTGGCGATTGTTCGGAAAACAGGCGGGGCGGAACTGGTCCGTGAAGTCGTGAAAATGCAGGTTACGGAACGGCTGGGACAGAAAGCCAATCATCCGTTTTACTATTATCTGATCTGTCTGGCGGGTATCGGGCATCTGTGGTGGATTTTCTGCTATCCCGTACTTGCCCGATTCCGGGCCGGTATACAGAAAAACGGATGGATTGCCGGATTCCGTCAGGCCATGCCCGTTCGTCCGGTATACCGCCTGACACTTGTCTGGTTTCTCAGCACCCTGGCCATATTCACCCTGGCCAGCACCCGGCATGGCCGCTATCTGCTGCCGCTTTTTCCGGCCCTGTCCATACTGCTGGCCGCAGGCACAGAGCGTCTTCCTGACCGGGACGACATTCCGCATCCCCGGATCTGGGAGACGGGCGCAGGCCTCCTGATCGTTCTGTTTCTGGTGGACGGCGTGGGATTTATCCTTCTTTACCCCCGGTTCATATTTGTCCCCATCCCCAGTATCCTCATCTGGATGGCGGCTGTCTCAGGCGGATGGGTCGTGATCAGAAAACGGATCAGAGACGGCCTTCGCCCCGTTGCCCTGATCTTCCTCGTTCTGGCGGCAGGGCTTTCCGGGGTGAACCTCATGGCCCTGCCTGCCATTTCCCGCAGGGCATCGGGACGCGCCTTTGTCATGGCCGCAGAATCGCAGGCAGAGGCCCGGACCCCCGTGGTGATTTACAATATCAGCGCTGACGGTGACGGGGTGAAATATGCGCTTCACAGCAGCCGAAAACCGTCAACCCTGCGCTTTATTGATGGGCCTGAAGCGCTGAGAAACGTCCCCCGGCCATGCCTTCTGATTGCGCGGGACAGGGACGAGAAAGAGATGCGTCAGGGCTTTTTGCCGGATGAGCGGCGCACACCGGTGGCACGGGGAAGAATCCGGTCAAAGCGGCTTTCCGCCTATCTGCTGAAAGCGGGGCATTAA
- a CDS encoding response regulator: protein MRLLLIEDDRKIAAFILKGLKESGFATDHAEDGEDGLHMAVTEPYDAIIVDLMLPRLDGLKIIETLRDQDITTPVIILSAKRALDDRIRGLQTGGDDYLTKPFAFTELLVRVQALIRRASRISEPTFLKVGDLSVDLIAHEVVRGDRQIQLQPREFALLEFMMRNKGKVLSKTMIMEHVWDYNFDPKTNVVEARMCKLREKIDRGFDKKLIHTVYGVGYALKETV, encoded by the coding sequence ATGCGACTGCTGCTCATTGAGGATGACCGGAAAATTGCCGCCTTTATCTTAAAAGGGCTGAAGGAATCGGGATTTGCCACTGATCACGCCGAAGACGGCGAAGACGGCCTTCACATGGCGGTCACCGAACCATATGACGCCATTATCGTTGACCTGATGCTGCCCAGACTGGACGGCCTGAAGATCATTGAAACGCTGCGGGATCAGGACATCACAACGCCCGTCATTATCCTGAGCGCGAAACGGGCCCTGGACGACCGGATCAGAGGGTTGCAGACCGGCGGTGACGATTACCTGACCAAACCCTTTGCCTTTACCGAACTGCTGGTCCGCGTCCAGGCACTGATCCGAAGGGCCAGCAGGATATCGGAGCCGACATTTCTCAAAGTCGGCGACCTCTCCGTGGACCTGATCGCCCACGAGGTTGTCCGGGGGGACCGGCAGATACAATTGCAGCCCCGCGAGTTTGCCCTGCTGGAATTTATGATGCGGAATAAGGGCAAGGTTCTTTCAAAAACCATGATCATGGAACATGTGTGGGATTATAATTTCGATCCCAAGACCAATGTGGTGGAGGCGAGGATGTGCAAGCTGCGGGAAAAAATTGACAGGGGATTTGACAAAAAACTGATTCACACGGTTTACGGAGTCGGATATGCGCTTAAAGAAACTGTCTGA
- a CDS encoding adenylate/guanylate cyclase domain-containing protein: MISDEQLQRALNVQRKRRSQLNRPFHLGLILVELGYVSEQDVLNAINERYRLSLNSLSDNVEELIRKKYGSLRQRMSACSIPIALKLAVMTTLLIILTIFTLSVVILNQQREQLYDQSIRTGRISLSYFVSNARLLLLEDDNVLRLNTLITESVKIDGIRYAIILDQNRIIKAHTDYRQIGNPFQAFKNVTKISDDGITACSDHYLPSGEHMLNLNRDIVLQGKKLGEVHVGLSLDFIEQLIWQKSRTLIWVSLGTISLGIMVAVLIGLHFSRPISGLVEATREISKGNFQHRVDQIRNDELGDLAMAFNRMSRDLWIKSLMQKSFGKYIGSEILEMIMVDPETPWLKGRRNVATILFTDVRGFTAYSEQREPEEVVDRLNEYFEVAANAILRHGGYIDKFVGDAVLGVFGVPVAREDHMERAVRAALEMQQGFCDHAESTCEDTLLNAIGIGINAGVVVSGNIGSQVKMEYTVIGDAVNVASRLNGLAGPGEVIISRNIREYLGDLIEVEACPPQKIKGKVIPVEVFKVLGIRKKESA; the protein is encoded by the coding sequence ATGATATCGGATGAGCAGTTACAGCGTGCGCTGAATGTCCAGCGAAAAAGACGCTCACAGCTCAACCGGCCGTTTCATCTGGGTCTGATCCTCGTCGAGCTGGGCTATGTATCCGAACAGGACGTGCTGAACGCCATCAACGAGCGCTACCGGCTGTCGCTGAATTCCCTTTCGGATAACGTGGAAGAGCTGATCAGAAAAAAATACGGCTCCCTCCGCCAGCGGATGTCGGCCTGTTCAATTCCCATTGCCCTGAAGCTGGCCGTCATGACGACCCTGCTCATCATCCTGACCATTTTCACCCTGAGCGTCGTCATCCTGAACCAGCAGCGGGAACAGCTGTATGACCAGAGCATCCGAACCGGCAGGATCAGCCTCAGCTATTTTGTCAGCAACGCCCGCCTCCTGCTGCTGGAAGACGACAATGTCCTCAGACTCAACACCCTGATCACGGAATCGGTCAAGATCGACGGCATCCGGTACGCCATCATCCTGGATCAGAACCGGATTATCAAAGCGCACACCGATTACCGCCAGATCGGCAATCCGTTTCAGGCGTTTAAAAATGTAACAAAAATTTCCGACGACGGCATCACCGCCTGTTCTGATCATTACCTGCCCTCCGGCGAACATATGCTGAATCTGAACCGGGACATCGTCCTTCAGGGCAAAAAGCTGGGCGAGGTTCATGTCGGCCTTTCCCTTGACTTCATCGAGCAACTGATCTGGCAGAAAAGCCGCACCCTGATCTGGGTCAGCCTGGGCACCATCAGCCTCGGCATTATGGTGGCCGTTCTGATCGGGCTTCACTTCTCCCGGCCCATCTCCGGCCTGGTGGAGGCGACCCGGGAAATCAGCAAGGGCAATTTTCAGCACCGGGTGGACCAAATACGGAATGACGAACTGGGGGATCTGGCAATGGCCTTCAACCGGATGAGCCGGGATCTCTGGATAAAATCCCTGATGCAGAAATCCTTTGGCAAGTATATCGGCTCGGAGATCCTGGAAATGATCATGGTTGACCCGGAAACCCCCTGGCTGAAGGGACGCCGGAACGTGGCGACCATCCTCTTCACGGACGTCCGGGGCTTTACGGCCTATTCCGAACAGCGGGAACCGGAAGAGGTGGTAGACCGGCTCAACGAATATTTTGAAGTGGCCGCCAATGCCATTCTCAGGCACGGTGGCTATATTGACAAGTTCGTCGGCGACGCGGTGCTGGGGGTGTTCGGGGTCCCGGTGGCCCGGGAAGACCATATGGAACGGGCGGTCCGGGCGGCCCTGGAAATGCAGCAGGGATTTTGCGACCACGCGGAGAGTACCTGCGAGGACACGCTGCTCAACGCCATCGGCATCGGCATCAACGCCGGTGTGGTGGTCTCCGGCAACATCGGATCCCAGGTGAAAATGGAATACACCGTCATCGGCGACGCCGTGAACGTGGCCTCCCGCCTCAACGGTCTGGCCGGTCCGGGAGAAGTCATCATCAGCAGAAATATCCGGGAATATCTGGGGGATCTGATTGAGGTCGAGGCATGTCCGCCTCAGAAAATCAAGGGCAAGGTGATCCCCGTGGAAGTCTTTAAAGTATTGGGCATACGGAAAAAGGAATCGGCATGA
- a CDS encoding sensor histidine kinase has translation MRLKKLSDQRHTLAFRLTLWYATIFTVSSFLAFLIFYLTAASVVQGRTDEEITEEIAEFSHILRSEGIEALKKEVRNETEAEDTGEIFFRIFNSDGSAIIESDLSSWDPTEINETALNQLSRDGEPVFGTYHLPEKPYPVRIVYAKIGQTFVLQSGIVLDDETRIMAVFKKVFSATMIIVFFLATLIGWFMARRALSGVEEVTQTAWQISEGAFGQRVPVKNRGREIEQLAHMFNHMLDSIQKVIREMREMSDNIAHDLKSPITRIRGMAEITLTTANSLGEYEKMAANTIEESIYLLEMINTMLDISETEAGTDQPDLTRIDLAALVREVCELFEPLAERKELTLTVHAPMTLNIYGDLRKLQRLMGNLLDNAVKYTPVSGKISVSLSENETGGLILSVRDTGIGISETDLPQIFERFYRCDQSRSKTGSGLGLSLVRAIVKSHRGEIAVRSHAGHGSTVTITLPRLSTP, from the coding sequence ATGCGCTTAAAGAAACTGTCTGACCAGCGCCATACCCTGGCATTCCGGCTGACCCTCTGGTATGCCACCATCTTTACGGTATCGTCCTTTCTGGCCTTCCTCATCTTTTATCTGACGGCAGCGTCTGTGGTCCAGGGGCGCACAGACGAGGAAATCACAGAAGAAATTGCAGAATTTTCTCATATATTAAGATCCGAAGGAATTGAGGCGCTGAAAAAAGAGGTGCGCAATGAGACTGAAGCCGAAGATACCGGGGAGATATTTTTCCGGATTTTTAATTCGGACGGCTCGGCCATTATCGAATCGGATCTCTCTTCCTGGGATCCCACAGAGATCAATGAGACAGCGCTGAACCAACTGTCCCGGGACGGAGAACCGGTATTCGGAACGTACCATCTGCCGGAAAAACCGTATCCCGTCCGGATTGTTTATGCAAAAATCGGCCAGACGTTCGTTCTGCAATCCGGCATCGTGCTGGACGATGAAACCCGGATCATGGCCGTATTCAAAAAGGTGTTCAGCGCGACCATGATCATCGTATTCTTTCTGGCGACGCTCATCGGCTGGTTCATGGCAAGGCGCGCACTTTCAGGCGTTGAGGAGGTGACACAGACCGCATGGCAGATATCCGAGGGCGCCTTCGGACAGCGGGTTCCTGTAAAAAACAGGGGCCGGGAAATCGAGCAGCTCGCCCATATGTTCAACCACATGCTGGACAGCATTCAGAAGGTCATCCGGGAGATGAGAGAGATGAGCGATAATATCGCCCATGACCTGAAAAGCCCCATTACAAGAATACGCGGCATGGCAGAGATTACCCTGACCACAGCCAACTCCCTCGGTGAATATGAAAAAATGGCGGCCAATACCATTGAAGAGAGTATTTATCTGCTGGAAATGATCAACACCATGCTCGATATTTCAGAAACCGAGGCCGGGACCGACCAGCCGGACCTGACGCGGATCGACCTGGCCGCCCTGGTTCGCGAGGTCTGTGAGCTGTTTGAGCCCCTTGCGGAAAGAAAAGAGCTGACCCTGACGGTTCATGCACCGATGACGCTGAATATCTATGGCGATCTCAGAAAGCTTCAGCGCCTCATGGGCAATCTGCTGGATAACGCCGTAAAATATACGCCGGTATCAGGGAAAATCAGCGTATCGCTCTCTGAAAACGAAACCGGCGGCCTGATCCTTTCTGTCAGAGACACGGGCATCGGCATCTCCGAAACCGATCTCCCCCAAATATTCGAACGCTTCTACCGATGCGACCAGAGCCGGTCCAAAACAGGGAGCGGGCTGGGCCTCAGCCTGGTCCGGGCCATTGTAAAGTCCCATCGGGGAGAGATCGCGGTCCGAAGCCATGCCGGTCACGGCAGCACCGTCACCATAACGCTTCCCCGGTTATCCACGCCGTAA
- the ispD gene encoding 2-C-methyl-D-erythritol 4-phosphate cytidylyltransferase → MRTSAIVVAGGSGTRMKSGIRKQYLSLSGRPVLSHTLQAFDACPAVDRMILVVPEGDMAFCRDSVLAPSGLQKPVRLVSGGKERQESVYNGLLAARGEADIVAIHDGVRPFVSSDQIAETVRLASETGACMLGIPASDTLKQVDGDGNVRQTLDRKTVWLAQTPQTFRYDLILTAHESARRGGYSGTDDASLAERMGVAVRVIPGSRLNIKLTTPEDLVLAEAVIGARLAF, encoded by the coding sequence ATGAGAACTTCGGCCATCGTGGTGGCGGGCGGCAGCGGGACACGCATGAAGTCGGGGATACGGAAGCAGTATCTCTCCCTGTCGGGCCGTCCGGTGCTGAGCCACACGCTTCAGGCGTTCGACGCCTGTCCGGCGGTGGACCGGATGATTCTGGTCGTGCCGGAAGGGGACATGGCATTTTGCCGGGATTCCGTTCTGGCCCCGTCGGGCCTTCAAAAACCGGTCCGGCTGGTTTCCGGCGGCAAAGAGCGGCAGGAATCGGTTTACAACGGGCTGCTGGCGGCAAGGGGGGAGGCCGATATCGTGGCCATCCATGACGGGGTCCGGCCCTTTGTCTCTTCAGATCAGATTGCGGAAACGGTCCGGCTGGCGTCGGAGACCGGGGCCTGTATGCTGGGCATTCCGGCCTCTGACACCCTCAAGCAGGTGGATGGTGATGGCAATGTCCGGCAGACCCTGGACCGGAAAACGGTGTGGCTGGCGCAAACCCCCCAGACCTTCCGGTATGACCTGATTCTCACGGCCCACGAATCAGCGCGGCGGGGCGGGTATTCGGGCACGGACGACGCCTCCCTGGCGGAACGGATGGGGGTGGCGGTCAGAGTGATTCCCGGCAGCCGCCTCAATATCAAGCTGACCACACCGGAAGATCTGGTTCTGGCGGAGGCCGTTATCGGCGCGAGGCTGGCCTTTTAG
- a CDS encoding TIGR00725 family protein: MKRAFIVGVMGGGSAPEKDLRAARRLGRLIASQGWVLLNGGRNAGIMEASARGACEAGGVTLGILPDASDHQVSEYIQIPVLTGMGSARNSINVLSSHVVVACPGGTGTLSEIALALKAGRPVILMGFDAERIFDAHAKAGQLHYAETPEDAIERIKALYP; this comes from the coding sequence ATGAAACGGGCTTTTATCGTCGGCGTCATGGGGGGCGGCAGCGCCCCGGAAAAGGATCTCAGGGCCGCCCGCAGACTGGGCCGCCTGATCGCGTCACAGGGGTGGGTACTCCTGAACGGCGGCAGAAACGCGGGCATTATGGAGGCTTCGGCCCGTGGGGCCTGTGAAGCAGGCGGCGTCACCCTGGGTATCCTGCCGGACGCCAGCGACCATCAGGTATCCGAGTACATTCAGATCCCCGTCCTTACCGGCATGGGGAGCGCCCGGAACAGCATCAACGTCCTTTCCAGCCATGTGGTGGTGGCCTGTCCCGGGGGCACCGGCACCCTGTCCGAAATCGCCCTGGCCCTCAAGGCCGGGCGGCCTGTGATTCTGATGGGGTTTGACGCGGAAAGAATATTTGATGCCCATGCAAAAGCAGGACAGCTCCACTATGCGGAAACGCCGGAGGATGCGATTGAACGGATAAAGGCCCTGTACCCCTGA
- the arnD gene encoding 4-deoxy-4-formamido-L-arabinose-phosphoundecaprenol deformylase yields MNIGLRIDADTFRGTRYGVPNLCRLFAQKGIAATFFFSVGPDNMGRHLRRLIRPSFLRKMLRSGAPGLYGWDILFRGTFRPGPVIGEKLGDVIRTASDEGHEIGLHAWDHHAWQTRLNDMNSRAIRRELQQGTDLLTQILGHPPTCSAVPAWRCNDRVLSEKEKLPFRYNSDCRGESIFHPVADGRTLSQPQIPVTLPTYDEVIGHNGISAANYNGYLLSLLRPDRLNVLTIHAEAEGIACLEMFTQFVKMAQAGGMAFVPLKTLLRNTSTIGQAGVIPREIPGRDGWVACQQTV; encoded by the coding sequence ATGAATATCGGCCTGAGAATTGATGCGGACACCTTCAGAGGAACCCGGTACGGCGTCCCGAATCTGTGCCGCCTTTTCGCCCAAAAGGGTATTGCCGCCACCTTCTTTTTTTCCGTGGGCCCGGACAACATGGGCCGCCATCTCCGGCGGCTGATACGCCCCTCTTTTCTGCGGAAAATGCTGAGATCCGGCGCACCGGGCCTGTACGGATGGGATATCCTGTTCAGAGGCACCTTCCGGCCCGGTCCGGTGATCGGCGAAAAGCTGGGGGATGTCATACGCACGGCATCGGATGAGGGCCACGAAATCGGTCTTCACGCCTGGGATCATCATGCGTGGCAGACCCGTCTTAACGACATGAACAGCAGGGCAATCCGACGTGAACTGCAACAGGGCACGGATTTGCTGACACAGATTCTGGGGCATCCGCCCACCTGTTCTGCCGTGCCCGCCTGGAGATGCAATGACAGGGTGCTGTCTGAAAAAGAGAAACTGCCATTCCGCTACAACAGCGATTGCCGGGGGGAGAGCATTTTTCACCCGGTTGCCGACGGCAGGACACTCTCCCAGCCCCAGATTCCCGTGACCCTGCCCACCTATGACGAGGTCATCGGTCACAACGGGATATCAGCAGCCAATTACAACGGGTACCTGCTTTCCCTGCTGAGGCCGGACCGGCTCAATGTGCTGACCATCCACGCCGAGGCCGAGGGCATTGCCTGTCTGGAAATGTTTACGCAGTTTGTGAAAATGGCGCAGGCCGGGGGGATGGCATTTGTCCCATTGAAAACATTGCTCAGAAACACTTCGACAATCGGGCAGGCCGGTGTCATTCCCCGGGAAATTCCCGGTCGGGACGGATGGGTTGCCTGTCAGCAGACCGTCTGA
- a CDS encoding phospholipid carrier-dependent glycosyltransferase yields MKMKKSAAAVIGLYILLYILPLGVRPLFIPDEVRYFEIPREMIASGDWVVPRINGIRYFEKPVMGYWLNAISMMIFGQNAFAVRFPSAVSAGISALAIFLMARKFAGGYAPAIFSATIFLTCIQVMGIGTFSVLDSPVSVFLTLTLVFFFFAYKARPGTPRKRRFLIISGICCGLAFLTKGFIAFAVPVLTVVPFMVWEGRIRELFRTVWLPLTAAILVSLPWGLMIHFRERDFWHYFFWVEHVNRFLSPTGGQHPQPFWFFIPVMLAGTLPWSALLPAAVRGLRDLNRSDAMYRFLLCWLIFPFLFFSASSGKLATYVLPCFPPLAILTAVGLLHYFQKEKNRAYIAGASVIGGLTGLVAIALAANQSTGFIGIRPYSPAETWKWGSALAGLGAWSMITLYSIRQKTVRAKLTGFAAAPLLFFFTAHFIIPEMTLNRKAPGHLIARNQRHISPDAIVVSDGDLIRAVCSFLKREDVYMFITPNELRYGLAYADSERRMLDAKQFRQLIARTPVTHDNHSLEKRPVVIIARAHKWKKYQHLFPKPGYADQYGKFVFMRF; encoded by the coding sequence ATGAAAATGAAAAAATCCGCCGCCGCAGTGATCGGTCTGTATATTCTGCTGTATATCCTGCCCCTGGGGGTCCGGCCCCTGTTCATACCGGATGAGGTCCGGTATTTCGAGATTCCCAGAGAGATGATCGCCTCCGGCGACTGGGTGGTGCCGCGTATCAACGGCATCCGCTACTTTGAAAAACCGGTGATGGGCTACTGGCTCAACGCCATCTCAATGATGATCTTCGGCCAGAACGCATTTGCCGTGCGTTTCCCGTCTGCCGTTTCTGCCGGAATCTCGGCCCTGGCCATCTTTCTGATGGCCCGGAAATTCGCAGGCGGATACGCGCCTGCCATATTTTCGGCGACAATCTTCCTGACCTGCATCCAGGTCATGGGAATCGGGACGTTCAGCGTACTCGACAGTCCGGTATCCGTATTTCTCACGCTGACACTCGTCTTTTTCTTCTTTGCATACAAAGCCCGGCCCGGCACCCCCCGGAAAAGGCGTTTTCTGATTATCTCCGGCATATGCTGCGGCCTTGCCTTTCTGACCAAGGGGTTTATCGCATTTGCCGTGCCGGTCCTGACGGTTGTGCCGTTTATGGTGTGGGAAGGCCGTATCCGGGAACTTTTCCGAACCGTCTGGCTGCCGCTGACTGCCGCAATTCTGGTTTCGCTGCCCTGGGGGCTGATGATTCATTTCCGGGAAAGGGATTTCTGGCACTATTTCTTCTGGGTTGAGCATGTTAACCGCTTTCTGTCCCCCACCGGCGGACAGCATCCCCAACCCTTCTGGTTTTTTATTCCCGTGATGCTCGCAGGAACACTGCCCTGGTCCGCCCTTTTGCCGGCCGCCGTCCGGGGATTGCGCGACCTGAACAGATCCGATGCCATGTACCGCTTTCTCCTCTGCTGGCTCATCTTCCCCTTTCTGTTTTTTTCCGCATCTTCCGGTAAACTTGCGACATATGTGCTTCCCTGCTTTCCGCCCCTTGCGATTCTGACAGCCGTCGGGCTTCTGCACTATTTTCAAAAGGAGAAAAACCGGGCATATATCGCCGGGGCATCGGTTATCGGGGGCCTGACGGGTCTGGTGGCCATAGCCCTGGCTGCGAATCAGTCAACCGGCTTTATCGGCATCAGGCCCTATTCCCCGGCTGAAACCTGGAAATGGGGATCGGCACTTGCCGGTCTTGGGGCCTGGAGTATGATCACGCTGTACAGCATCCGGCAGAAAACGGTCCGGGCAAAACTGACGGGATTCGCTGCGGCACCGCTCCTTTTCTTCTTCACAGCCCACTTCATCATTCCCGAAATGACGCTGAACAGAAAAGCCCCCGGCCATCTCATTGCACGGAATCAGCGCCATATCAGCCCGGACGCCATTGTTGTCTCAGACGGGGATCTGATACGGGCCGTATGCTCTTTTCTGAAGCGTGAGGATGTGTATATGTTTATCACGCCCAACGAACTCAGATACGGCCTTGCCTATGCGGACTCAGAGCGGCGGATGCTCGACGCAAAGCAGTTCCGCCAGCTTATTGCCCGGACGCCCGTTACCCATGACAACCACAGCCTGGAAAAACGGCCTGTTGTCATTATCGCCAGAGCGCACAAATGGAAAAAATATCAGCATCTGTTCCCGAAGCCCGGCTATGCGGATCAATATGGAAAGTTCGTTTTTATGCGCTTCTGA
- a CDS encoding EamA family transporter: MNKYLPLILLGVLLNACAQLTLKQGMRTIGVFAFTPENLIPIGVRAAVNPFILAGLACYVVSVVVWLMVLSRVEVSYAYPLLSIGYIVTAFAGQNFFGETIDYVRWTGILVICIGVWLVTRTA; this comes from the coding sequence ATGAACAAATATCTTCCTCTGATCCTGCTGGGGGTACTGCTGAACGCCTGCGCCCAGCTCACGCTCAAGCAGGGAATGCGCACCATCGGTGTGTTTGCCTTTACCCCCGAAAATCTCATTCCCATCGGCGTCAGGGCGGCGGTCAATCCTTTTATCCTGGCGGGACTGGCCTGTTACGTGGTGAGCGTCGTGGTATGGCTCATGGTCCTTTCCCGGGTGGAGGTCAGTTATGCCTATCCCCTGCTCAGTATCGGCTATATTGTGACCGCTTTTGCCGGGCAGAATTTCTTCGGAGAGACCATTGATTATGTGCGCTGGACAGGCATTCTGGTCATCTGCATCGGGGTGTGGCTGGTCACCCGGACCGCATGA